One stretch of Mobula birostris isolate sMobBir1 chromosome 23, sMobBir1.hap1, whole genome shotgun sequence DNA includes these proteins:
- the ube2na gene encoding ubiquitin-conjugating enzyme E2Na, with translation MAGMLPRRITKETQRLHAEPVPGIKAEADEFNARYFHVVIAGPQDSPFEGGTFKLELFLPEEYPMAAPKVRFMTKIYHPNVDKLGRICLDILKDKWSPALQIRTVLLSIQALLSAPNPDDPLANDVAEQWKSNEAQAIETARTWTRLYASGNSNSR, from the exons GAAACTCAGCGTTTACATGCAGAGCCAGTGCCTGGTATAAAGGCAGAAGCAGATGAATTCAATGCACGTTACTTTCATGTTGTTATAGCTGGTCCGCAGGACTCCCCGTTTGAGGGTGGAACTTTTAAACTTGAACTATTTCTTCCAGAAGAATATCCAATGGCAGCGCCAAAAGTTCGTTTCATGACTAAAATATATCACCCAAATGTAGACAAACTGGGCAGAATTTGTTTAGATATTCTGAAAG ATAAATGGTCTCCAGCTTTGCAGATTCGTACAGTACTGCTTTCGATCCAGGCATTGTTAAGTGCACCAAATCCAGATGATCCATTAGCAAATGATGTAGCTGAACAGTGGAAAAGCAATGAAGCCCAAGCCATAGAGACAG CCAGAACATGGACTAGGCTATATGCCAGTGGGAACAGCAATTCAAGATGA